Sequence from the Priestia megaterium genome:
CATTCGAAGCTGCCTAATTTAAAATACATTAATCCGCGTTTTTTAGACTTATCCTTTGATCCTGGCAATAAGTACTCTATTCCTTATTTTTGGGGAACTGTGGGTATTGTGTATAACTCTGATATGATTCATGGTAAGAAGATAAAAAGTTGGAATGATTTATGGGATCCTAAGCTGAAAAATCAAATTTTACTTGCAGATGGCGCTAGAGAAGTGATGGGAATGGGGCTAAATAGCTTAAATTATTCATTAAATGATACGAATAAAGCCCATCTTCAAGAAGCAAAAAGAAAGCTTGATACATTAACACCAAATGTCAAAGCCATTGTAGGAGACGAGATTAAGATGCTCCTAGCAAATGAAGAAGCGGCAATTGGCGTTGTTTGGTCAGGTGATGCTTCTGAGATTATGAGTGAAAACGATAAGCTGAATTACGTTGTTCCAGAAGAAGGTTCGAATTTATGGTTTGATAACATGGTTATTCCAAAAACGGCTAAAAACGTAGAAGGCGCACATAAATTCATGAATTTTATGCTAGATCCTAAACACGCTGCTCAAAATACGGAATATGTAGGGTATTCTATCCCTAATAAAAAAGCGTTAGATTATTTGCCGAAAGAAGTAGCGGAAGATGAACGTTTTTATCCAGAGGAAGAACTAACAAAAAAGCTTGAAGTATATAATAACTTAGGCAAACGAATGCTTGCTTATTACAATGAATTATTTTTAGAATTTAAAATGCACCGTAAATAAAAGGAACTTAATTAGGTCTTTGTACTTAAGTTCTTTATTGTTTTTGTAAATTCAGTTGCGTGATAGCAAGAGGAAAGAT
This genomic interval carries:
- a CDS encoding ABC transporter substrate-binding protein translates to MKQLAKPFIFIVILSFVLMYVVHHLNNAEGYSGGDTLTVYNWGDYIDPDLVNQFEKETGIKVIYQTFDSNEAMMTKIEQGGTTFDIAVPSEYAISKMREENLLLPIDHSKLPNLKYINPRFLDLSFDPGNKYSIPYFWGTVGIVYNSDMIHGKKIKSWNDLWDPKLKNQILLADGAREVMGMGLNSLNYSLNDTNKAHLQEAKRKLDTLTPNVKAIVGDEIKMLLANEEAAIGVVWSGDASEIMSENDKLNYVVPEEGSNLWFDNMVIPKTAKNVEGAHKFMNFMLDPKHAAQNTEYVGYSIPNKKALDYLPKEVAEDERFYPEEELTKKLEVYNNLGKRMLAYYNELFLEFKMHRK